In Plectropomus leopardus isolate mb chromosome 17, YSFRI_Pleo_2.0, whole genome shotgun sequence, the DNA window CTACACTATGTGAGGGCTATTAAACCAAATAACAACTACAAGGCATGAGCAAACACTGAACACTAATTCACACATGCAGTTTAAAACACAAGACATACTATATAGATTTGCATGTAATCGTTGCGATTCAAATTAATTTCTCAATCTcttctcatacacacacacacacacacacacaccaatttcAATCTTGTAATCTGTTTATTGCTTTAgtggacagtttttgttttgactgtaaAACCCCATCTGACCGCAGAGAACTACAGTAGTTAATCAGTGGTATCACACAGACATGAATCAGGTCACAGAGGATATTTTATTCTGCTGAGGCAACATGGCAGATTTGttaaaagtgacatttaaaggTACGTTTCATTCTGTATCTGTAACTACATTTTGATTGATGTATATTATAACAGTACAATATCATATATTTAAGtgaatagaaacagaaaaaagattagaaacattaattttcatcagtgtatttaatttacagaaaacagaactttgtcagtggatttttgtgtcttttgccattacattacattgttaCCGGCAGTGTGTCCATGCTGCAGGAGCAATCCGGCCATCCGTTGGTGTATATTAACACTGCGCCCCGGTTCTGACTACCTAAGTTatcagctgatgctgtccagtggTGTTTCATGCGCATGTGAAAGGTGCCCTTTGACTTTATGCATTtacaccaaaaacactgacaaacactaaccctaacccaactATCAACGTTTTCTCCCAATTTCTGAAGCACTTTGCCagtgctgacatgtttttttaaatgtatttattgtcaGACTTTTTTTAGAATCTTTTTGATgcgttgttgattttttaagttgctttgtAGTGCAGATAATGCCAATGCTGGAATAGTAACCTTCTATGCAGGATTATTAACCACTGAATCAGACCTTCACAGAAGGAACGTGCACGCTCTGCATTTGTGCAACAGCCAATAGGAACATCCTCCCCCTGAcgtgacctgtgattggccagtcTCCCATCACAAACTAgcttttctaaagcctgaaaacagcgCAAAGAGGAGGAGCACAagtctagctttttttttctcagttcacTTAAATTACAGTATTATAAAAGCTTATCATGGGATCTTTGCCAGAAGAcgcaaaaataaaactgccaaTCCCAGTTTTAAAGAATCGTGGTGTCATGAAAATGGACATTTCCTTTGCTTTATTTGCACTTGTTtatatattaattcatttaatagTAAATGCAGACAGATTTGAACAGTAGAGACTCTTTAATAATTAGTTTGATATCTAAAAGTGACATATGTACAATTTATTCCTTCACATGCCCTGGCAACATCATGTCTCTTTCTCTGGAACAGGGAATGCATGTAATGTCACTTAACTTTGTCATTAGACAGAGTGGACAAAACCTGAACAAGATGTTGCTCCTGTAAACACCATAACCTGAATATGATCATAAATGAATTATTGATGTCACTGCAGTcattacgaaaaaaaaaaattggaaccCTTCATATGTAGAAACATGAACTAGTTGGATACAGATATATTCAGGtaactgaaaataatttctGCTTTCAACAAACtgtgaactttttttgtttgcattgtcTGTATTGTGAAACCTGGCCAGGTTGTGTACAGTATATCTGTGGCCCTGGGTGTGGTGTTAGCAGCAAGACAAAGCCTGCCTCTGTTCTCTGTGGATTATTATGCCTGCATGATTTAACAGGGGATCCCTTCATGACCAGATTGATACTGGAGCAAATGTCAGTAAATTGAAAACATAgaatcacattattttgaaCTTTCAAGTAATTGGGCTTAAAATTGTGCTTGTGGTCAGTCACATATCAGGATTATTTTACAGTAAGTGATGACATAGCAAGTCAAAATGATTGtatttgtcagtggagtctggtgactttgAGAAAAGCATATGGGGAATTGAAGCCGATAATGACTTCCCTGAGGGCTGTCTGATGgaaatatataatgtatttcactttaaatttCTTACACTTCTGATAGTGtgtggattaaacaaacaagagttTGGAAcaccaggctagctgtttccccctgcttccagtctttatgctaagctatgcTAACCACGTCCTGACTCCAGCTATGCACACACCTAATTtatatcaatcttctcatcttactctcagaaagaaagtgaataacCCCATCTCCTGGAGGCTACAGTTACACTTAGGCACTGACAGTTACACATTTCCACAGGATTGTATGACCGCTTATTGTAACACACTCTGTGCAATAGCATTTTCTCTTTACTGTCCTTACAATGAATTCAGATGTGTCAGTGAATGCTACTTCAAATTTTACAGTcgtacaaataaataaaagcagtagTCATTAGTgttacagcagagaaaacaatgaAACCAGCCCTATAATATGCACTTCAAAGTCATCACTTGGTGCAGTTGTGCTTTTGCAGACACTGACTTCACAATGTCccagtgtgtttcttttttcttcatcttctcttctcttcaccTTATCTGACGTCAAACAAACGTGCACTCTTATCGCAGCTACGCATTGTCTGAGTCCCTGTGTAAGCAGGTAAAATAatatcagaaaagaaaaacgtctgcagtaaaaagtgacaaatctGAGTATTTAGAAGTTGTTTGGTTTACATTAAAGTGCAGAAATGGTGCCATTTCTTGCTACCATCAGCTCCCTTTGTCTTGGATAAATAACCGCAGCAATGTTTGCATGTAGTGAAGACTATTAACTTTACTGAAACATGGCTACGTTTTTCATTATAAGTGGTGAGAGGATAtgccaaacaacaacaacaagaacaacaataaaatagaaGATCAAACACTTATGTATGGCTGGCATTGTGATTCTAGCAcaatagcaaaaataaaataaaataaatccagtttttagaaaaaaggGAGTAATTATTCCAATGACGGAAAAACCTCTGCAGTGAATATACTGTGGGCTTAAAGGTGTTGTAGGCCACCTTTATAAAAACTTTATCAGTGGGTGTCACTGGATCCAAACAGAAGCATGTAAGACAGGtgatctgtaaaaaaaagtatctctCTGCCCTCTTATTGCATCTAATGACCacatgtgaatgaaaacaatcaACCCGACCTGATGAGTATCTAACGCCACTGTCcatcactgctcatgaactgcagTCAGACCGTCATAGGcacaatgtgctcaggtttcaaagtgttagtCGGCGGTGTCACAGGACTGGCATTGTTTTAGATAAGTCTATAAATTTCCTGCTCTTTGTTAGTGAAAGTCTCATGCGGCTTGGCACACTCAACCATGTTCATGAATGAATACTGAAGTCACGGTGAGTGTACTGCTCTTTGCTTGCAGCAGCTGATGTGACAGCAGTTTGAAAGCCTCAGAGACTCActgtttgattattttacaCCATCTCTTCTCTCCGCTCCAGGCCTGCAGGCTGGATGTTGGCTTTGGGACTACGGGGCTGGCTCAATCCCAGTGCCTCGCCTCTTGCTTTCAGCAGTTGTTCTGGTCCCCAGTGGAGGCAGAGAGGGCAGGGACATGAGGCGGGGTGGTGCATGATGCCGGTGGAAGGGTAGAGGGCTGCTGTGGTCGGAGGCAGCGCCCCCGCTCTGTTGTGGTACTGGGAGAGGCGGAGAGCATCCAGGGTCCTCATGGGTGTGCTGTAGCGACTGTGAGCTGAGGATGCTGGTGAGGACAGAGCCAGGgggtagtggtggtggtgggggagggggaggtgggggaggtGGGGCGGGATGAAGGGGTATGGCAAGGTGGAGGAAGGGGAGGCACGGCCTAAGAGGAGTGCCCCCAGCGGGTCGACAAGAGGGTGAGGCCATGGTAAGGAGTGTCTCTGCCGTTTGTCCTTCATCCTCCTGTTCTGGAACCACAcctggagagagggagggaaggaaggaaggaggaaagaaGTGAGGAAAGATAcaggaaaagacacaaagcaagGAGGGCAATAAAGAAGATTTAAACAAGAGCGGCGCCAGGATAAGGCGCAAGAAGACAGTGAAACAAGGAAATATTAAACATAAGAAAGCGAGACAAAGGTAAAGAGATgcaggagaaaaagacagagggaagaaaaaaacacaagattaaAAGTGGTGTTACAGTAAGCCTCCTTCTTGGAGGGAAGGTACTGAAGCACATGAGCTCACACAGCCACTATGAATAAAGGACAGGACAATATCCTCAAATATTCGATGCACTAAAActgatgttcattttgtaaattttaggtggcaaacatacattttgttttggacCCCTCCAaagcagtgcattgcttagcttctccaaactggagacGTGCAGACAGACATCTACTGTGTGtaaatacactgactgtggatacaaccccacttcaaaagatccagTCTATCCCTGTAAAGTTTTGGAACTGagttgtctgtcagtgtgtccaTTCGTCCAGTCCTCAACTGTTTTACCAGCTCATAGAATCTCCACAGAAAGCTACGCTTCTAAAACGTCAGGTGGCAGCCTTTACAAGGCCTCGCCTCACATTCTTgcactttcattaaaaaaaagaaaaaaaagactccaATGGctggaagaaattaaaaaaacaactcaaaattagaagaaaaaaaggaaagacttATTGTTGCAGCtttacttgtataaactgtttggtaattaaATTCTCAACAAAGCAACATATTATATaaactatttttgttttcatgcaaaaatcttaatatgtaaaataactaaagggcttaaataaatgtagtgaagcaaaaaatacaatactacCCTCTGAGGTCCAttggcataaaaagaaaaaaataaagtataagtACTTAAAATtcgtacttaagtacagtacttgagtaaatgtacttagtgaCATTCCACTACTGCATTTAGACGAATGTGTGACATAACTGTGACCTTGTTACATAACGTGTCCGGCCTTCAACCTCACACACTGCAGGGCAGCCTGACCGCAGTACCTTTATCGTTGTCTCCGGTAAGTTGAGAGCTGTGGCCAGCTCGCAGCGCCGGGGTCTGGACACGTAGCTCTCCTTGCCGTACTCCTGCTCAAGCCGGGACAGCTGCTCGCGCGTGAAAGCTGTCCGGTGCCGCCGACTTTGGTCCAGCAGGGCGCTGCGCGTGCACGGCTCCGTCCGCTCCTCTGCACCGGGACCGTGCACTACGGCGGCGGCCGCCACCGGCGTCTGTCTTCCCTCCGACACTGAAATGATGCAAAGAGAAGCACGAGTGTAAGTGAGCGCGCGTGTGGTCCTACCTGTAAACGTACCTTTGTTAATGCTGCCCAAATGTGTCAGAGCAGGAAAACCGACTACAAACGAGCTTTACAGGGGCGTAGGTTTCAACATTGAGGGGGGGATACATATGAAAAGGGGGATATGGAGGTCCACTGACAGAAAcctttgagcatcaaacacttttttgattttctacATTCTGGTCAATTTTTGTGCACATATTTGTACcttttctgctttgatttatgGTGCAAATGCATAAAATCCTTTGAAAGCATCCTGCAACAttaagaaattaccccaaaattagcaagaaatccgTAAAAAGTAGCAAAAGATAAGCCTACctgaaattagccaaaaaaaaaaaaaaaaaagaaagaaagaaaaaaggaaaaaaaaagcaatagaaCAAAATCAGAGAATGACCTTGAAAAAAGgactaaattaaaataaaataaaaatgacaaatgttaataatagtaatagttgTAACATTTCTCTGTGATctgatttttaattataaatgtaattataaatataaatgtgtgttgaTATtcacatgtcattttttgtcactttttaataactttttctccttttttccagttttgtggGACAGTTTTTTGTAGTTTCTGATTGTCTATTTTCTGCGGTTTTGAAATAGATGTCATTTCAAAGGTTGTGAAGGATGACTGAATGCTGTGCaagaaaactgacatccatccaggttttaaagggttcatTTAGTCATAATAAAACTCTTCTGCTACtttactgcttttattgtgtgtgGGGGCTTCTGTGTCCCCTCAAAATCTGCACCTAtgtcacacaaacaaattaaatgtgtaACACTGCAGTGTTCTATAtcataaataaattgtaaatgCAAGTTTGTTACAAAGTTGGTTAGGTAGAGGCCTAGAGATcacttttttcttaaactacATGATGTATTTGGGGTCCTGGGACACCCTTGACCCTCTTTAAcataaatagcatttttttatcaacatgttACTTCATAACTGTCCCGAATTTTATGAGAATTGCTTGTAAGTTGATTTTGATGACGTTGCAGTTACATGACAGGCTGCTTCTGATTTGGGTGTCAGAGACTCCAGctgtaaaacatgaataaataggACATATTTTCATAACACTCTATATCTTTTATTGGTGCTGACAGCACTTTGTACACAGTCGCCTCCTCCAAAATTCCAAATAAGTTTATTAAGGCTTTGTAACTGTTCATAAGAGCTTTTACAAGGAGTTCAATCGCTCTAGACCTCAACATGGATAACATCAGCTGGTGGGATAACACACTGTAGCCTACATTTCCTTCCCTGTAATGGCTTTTGGGTAAATTAAGGGGGATCATCACCAAAATTGAGAATTCCAGTATATTATTTCCAAAGCCTgggaagttaggagatctgtgagttctgttttgttaacgtGTTTAAGATAagacaaatatgactgactagtttgcaacaaGCAGAATAAAGCATGGTTAACTTGGTTTACCGAAtttgttaaaaagttattaaagGTTGATTTAAATCAAACTTGTCATGTTTAAGTTGCATCAACTTTACAAATTCAAGAAAATATTACTAAATTTAAggtaaatttaacaattagataaTTAGATAAGTTGACATATAGGCTAGAATAATAGTTCAAGGTAGCTGGTTTCctattttcaaaagtaaaatcaacttgtcagattttacagtgtgacaaataaaatgaagaaattgGCTTATAGGTGTCAGTGGTGAacaaagtttgatttaaagCAACTTTGCGTGCGTTATGATGATGCGTAATGTACTTACGCATCAGGCTgtgttaaaaatgaagaaatccCTCGTGTATGCTTCGTTTTTCCTCGTTGGTTGAATCTCCTGTAGGCTGCTCGGCTCCTTCAGACAGGCCGGTGATCTGTCTGCCGTCTGACAAAAACTTCTCTCCCTGAAACTCTCCCACACACAGGTCTGTTCAGACAAACACGGAGAAGATGAGGTGTTGTGTCCCATCACACCCCCTCATCCTCCTccctgttctcctcctccttctctgttCCCCGGGGctgctctcctcttctcctctgcccCTATCACAGGCGCTCCAGACGGGCCGTGGTGTGCGTGTCGGCCCGGCGCGGCGCCGCGGCCCGGAGAGGTGTTAAAGGTGTTTAGGGATAAAGCCTTTGGTCTCCGTCTCGGCCTTTGTACTTTTGTTATGGAGAATTAAAGACGCACAGGCAGAGACAGCAACCAGACTCTCATTGTTCTCCGCCGTTTGATGTTCAAGGATTTGGAAGTAAATCATTACAGGCCTAATGGCTCCAAATTGGCCGAGGTGGAGCACAGTGGAGAGGAATTATTAATTCAAATGATATTATGGCTTTCGAGAATATAGCCGAAtgattttttattcttatacTCCTAAATTTTTCGTtccattttaatatatatatatatatatatatatatatatatatatatatatatatatatatatatatatatatattctttaattttcattcTTATGTAGGCTATAATTAAGCTTTAAATTTGTCTGGACATAATTTAACTAcatcagatgttttattttgagagaGCCAGTaatgtttttaagataaaaacattaGTATAAAACATGCAACCGAATTTTTCACCAgcagatctgaaaaaaaatctttgttttgaCCAGGCGTTGAAATAATAAGCAGTCGTGACAATAAGGGGCAGATTAATAGAGCTTTATGTATCATAATAGCAGTGCGGCGTCAATCAAAACGCGATCCTTTAAGTGTACAGCCTCTCCTCCAGAGCAGAGGCTGACCCTTGAACCTGTGTTTTGGAGTTTATTATGGCTATAATCTGCGTTGATTGTTAATCCAGCGGCCAGATGATGATAAAGAGGACAGgcggaggacagagacagacagacgccAGGTAGGGTGGAGTCACTGTTACATGCAGGAAATTTATCATTATAAAACACACTCAGGTACGAAAGAAGAATCACATTCATAGTCACTGACATTCCTTCCTCTGGAGCACAGCCCCCCA includes these proteins:
- the eve1 gene encoding LOW QUALITY PROTEIN: even-skipped-like1 (The sequence of the model RefSeq protein was modified relative to this genomic sequence to represent the inferred CDS: inserted 1 base in 1 codon) — protein: MKAKGEQCRREDRRRXAAAAVVHGPGAEERTEPCTRSALLDQSRRHRTAFTREQLSRLEQEYGKESYVSRPRRCELATALNLPETTIKVWFQNRRMKDKRQRHSLPWPHPLVDPLGALLLGRASPSSTLPYPFIPPHLPHLPLPHHHHYPLALSSPASSAHSRYSTPMRTLDALRLSQYHNRAGALPPTTAALYPSTGIMHHPASCPCPLCLHWGPEQLLKARGEALGLSQPRSPKANIQPAGLERREEMV